Within Vicia villosa cultivar HV-30 ecotype Madison, WI linkage group LG1, Vvil1.0, whole genome shotgun sequence, the genomic segment GTGGTTAAGAGGGCTTTCGCTTTTCATGTTTTTTATTTCTTAGCATGTGTAGTTTATGCTTGTTTTCTTTTGTTATAATGCATGTCATTATCTTGTTTTCCTCCTATGCTGGAATGATAACTTGTTCACGTTATTCCTTTTTGGGCACACCTTGTTAGAATTTGGTTAATGACATCATTTTTGCTATATCTAGAGGATAGCTATAAGCCTGACAACAATGTTATGTTCCAAATCTTCAAGTAATCTTGTAGTTTAAATTTTCATAATCTCTAATTTACTAAATATAGTGGTTTCTTTCAAGCCTAACAAAATAGCACCATCTATCTATTCATTTGAGATGCAATTGTGATAAAATGTTACTTATGCATGGATCAGCATAATTAAGTCACTTCCTATTACTGCACAAACATGAAATATTTATATTAGAATTGTTTTGttactattataattattattatagttataaATACATTGTCATTAAGAAATTTCCATTATTTCAGTTCTGTATGGTAGATAGCCTATCTATGAACTGCATAAAATTATCATCAATATCCAGCATGCTAATTCTTACATATTTTGGGCTAGCCCCAAATTGTTTACCACTTCTAGTCAAAATCTTGTGACCGCGGAGGAAACTTTCGCAGTCTTCTATATCTCCTTCACACTTCAACCAAGCAAATGCTGCAAGGAGTAAAAAAGATGGTAAGAATTCATATATCGGCAGGACACTCGTTAGTAAGACCTTTGTTTGTTTACCTGGCTGAGTCTCGGACTCTTGGTTGAGAAAGTTGCAGAATCCAGAAGAAAATTCAGGCAAACTGAATAAATCGCCACTATCAACTGCTGCTTTAAGTAGTTTCCACCTTTGCTCCATCATCTTGTAGCTGTATTTGAAAAACGATTCTTCTCCGCCTTGAGAATTTTCTTCTTCGCAGCTGTCAGATACTGTTTTTAAAACCTTGGCTGCTCTGAGTTGAGAATCTTTGGAGACGCCAATTGTATTTAGTTCTATGAATTTAGTCATTTTCTTTGCTATCTCGCGGTCTTTCACAAGAGCCCACCTACATGTGAAAACCATAAGAAATTCATGTAGCCGATCAATTAAGCCAAACATGCACTTAGTGCTATAACCGTATAACTCATTGATGATTTTCTTTGGACAAAAACAAGAATATCTGTCGATAGGAACTGAAAATAACAAATCTTTCGAGATATTGAAATCTATTTAAGGGATTAACATAATTGAGTGTGACAAAGTACTTTTACGAGCTTACCCTATGCGCATTCCAGCGTGACCAGTGCTTTTTGAGACAGTGAAAAGAGTAAGATCATAATCTGAAGCAAATGATATTGGGGTGTACTGAGGCCAATAATAGGCAAGGTCATGAACCAATAGTCCTTGATTTCGGTTCACTACTGATTGTCTTGTAAATCCATCAGGGTTATTAGGAGAAGTAACCAGCTCAATGTAAGGACCATCTTTGTCAAAAGTATCTGCATCACCAGCCCATTTGTAAAGTCCTGATTTCTGGTAATCTGCCATTGGCGGATACGACTGCAAGTAATTCGCCAATTCAACGTTTAACCATAAACTGATCATCAAACTAAAAAACCGACAACAAAtttctatgaagcacggacataGATACATCAGACACATATACAACGTAATACTTTGAGgaaatgaaataatttaatttaatcgtGTGTGAGTATTGGACAGTGACATGAATTTGGCCTTGCGACCGAATAACTAAGGACATCAATTTCTCCATCCACTAACAGAAACCTCGTTTAAAGCCAGGGCAAACTTCAGTATGGACTGACCCAACACAGAAGTTATTAGCATCTAATGGGATTCAATTCTCAGACCTGGAGAGTAACACACTCTCAGAACCTAAGCTTTCACCACAGGTCAACCCCCACGGGATCCAACAGAAAATATGATCCTATAGTTTTGCTACATCTTCCTAATGATTATCTTAATACTTCAGCAGCATTAAGAATCATTAAACAtaatctttatttaattttttagaaaaactTGAGTAGGAAAATCTCTATTATCCACCCCCAATTTCATTACAAAATTAGGAGCATGGTTACCAGAAAACGTAGTTTAGTAATAATCAATCATCATAATAATCTACCCAACTAGTACCAGTCAACTGCTAtattactaaaaaatattaaacacCTTTTATGTTGTTCTCCATATATTTTAAATACACTTAAATTTTCAACTGATCTATTGTTGATTCCTTTCTGAAAAATGCAGCAAGATAAccatttctgcttttattttttaatgaatagAAATAATGACTATATATAATTTGGATTCAAAATTATGTACATTATAAAAGCTAAAGTTTATGATATTTTTCAACCGATAGCATGTGACTGTTTCATGTGATCAGGTGCAGGCATGCGATGGTATATAAAAGAAAGGAAGACATTGATGAAGACAGACAACTAGAAGAGCCAAAAGAGGATGCAGATTCGGTACCCAACACATGCAAAAATTCCTTTAAAACCAAACAATTTCCAAAGTCTTCTCAAACCATCAATCTAATAAATTTCTcaactatttaaacaaaaacaaatagtTTAAACCAAATGCAACGTGCCAGGTTACGTGGGGTAGCTCAACTGATACGTATTAGTTTATTCATATGCATGCATTTACATTCTATTCATTACTACATTTTCCTACTTTTGGTTAACCAGCAGTGGATTCcaaaaccaaaaaataataaatgcaagagcacatttttattataattacaaGAATAATAACACATGAGAGAGTGACTTACAGAGTAATAAGGTACCGCAGAAACAACGCTGATTGGTTGAGCAGCATTAGGGTTAGAGAGAGCATAAAGAGCAGCAAGAATTAACTGAGAGGAACCTGTGCCAACAACAACATGGCGACCTTCTGTAACGGCATTTCCAACTACTTTATGTAATCTCACTACTTCCTTTGCGAATTCCGGCTCAAGAAACCAGCAAATGCTTGTTGGATCGGAAAAATAACTCATAGATTGCCATCCGGGAATTGTTATTGTTGTCCTGTCTCCCATTTGTCGCCAAAAACGTTCGTACATGGTTGGATCGCCACTGCATGgatgattaatttattttagtagcTTTCAAAGTCAATTTCATATGCAGTATTTTATTAAAACTTAGTGTCAGAACTCATCaatatcattaattattttcaacaaaacatctatttaaatattaaatatgagaattgaattttaaaaataatagatgCATATAGTAAAAAGGAAGTGATATTGTTAAGAAATGTGGGTTTCAAGATGAAAATTGCCCTCACTTATAAGTAAATATGTTGGTCCCTTTCTCGAATCAAAGACTGCGAGAGACTTCACTTATTCACCCAAAACTTTAAATTATAAGTGAACGGATTCTCTCatttataaatattcaaatcacTATATTCTAATCTAATATAGGACTATTTCTCCGCTTACTCACAATTGTATTATTATAGAATGAGAATTATCATcacttataaacacatattcAAATCATATAGGGTCATTTATatcattatttttaatgttttgcGATCATATAACGTGCTGCACCTGATAAACTGAGTACTGCAATTTCTGTAAAGTGtaaagaataaaataatgaatCGAGGCATATAAGTAGATGTAGGGCATGATCTGAGATGAAAATTGTGAGAGAACGTGATGGTAATCAGAGTAGGGTAGATTGGAACAACAGTGAAATCAGAGTGGGGCAGGTAAGAATATGAAAGAAGAGTTAATGAAGGAGTGTGCATGGGCAAGacattgaaaaaaattgaaaaggtaGCAGGTCCATGTATATGAtccaaaaaatattatatgattgTTACATTTTACATTATCAATTATATGACCCGTGTGAAAACAGAGAACTAGCACAgatatttttttgtaaaatttaatttgtttatttataaaaaaaattgtttatttataagaaaaaaagaaaatattgtaATCCAATTtatattataaacaaattttatcttttagattttttgaataattaatgtatctaaattatatatatatatatatatatatatatatataagaatttaaaaaaataaaatttacttaAGTAAATTTTGGAACAGAGAAATTATATAATATGATAAAGTATGAATATAGTGGTGTTGAGTATGAATATAGTGGTGTTGGTGGTGGTGCATTTGAGAGGTTTTCATTGGGGCGGCAAAATATATTGTAAAGAAAGAAGATCTCTATTGAAAATCTAAAGAGCAGCAGCTTTGGTTATGGCAAAAAGTTGGATGCCGTATGCAATCAGGCACGTGGCCCACACCGTAATAATATCTATTCTTCCAAGAATTACCTACTGTTACTATGCATAGGGTCCTATGTATGTttaattttagtttgaatttcatattttaaattaaatatgaataaaaatgatgTCGCATATTTGAATTCAAATCTCTACAATTTGATGGTTTGCAACTCTATcaactaatttaatttaactaaaaaaacaaattgcATTTTAGTATTAATAAACATTTAAGATTCAAAATTGTACatatttgtgtttatatttaaGATAGAAAGAGTAAGTTGTTTGCACTCCCTCGgccataaattataaataaatatttttgttaggTTCATTAATCTTTTATATAGACCAAACATATTCATTAttcaataaacctaaaaatatataaacttaatgaTTCATAAAGCTATATATTTTGACtactagtttttttttatattttgctaAGTAAAAGTGGTACTCCATAGTTAAGAATGTTTTATTTACTTCCCTAATATAAAAATATAGTCTCATTGGTCAAATGGCAATAATAATCGTGCATGGTGCTACACTAACCTATATAGACAGCCCAAGCCAAGCCAGCATTAGTTTATTTGTCTAGTGCTTGATAAAACATCATCATGAACTGTGCGCTATTCAGAGTATTTAACTTTGCTGTCAAAAGTTCATTAATTCTACGTATAAATAAAGTTATccaataaaatatcaaaatatatttatataggaGTAACTCTCCTTAAAAAGGAGTAGTACAAATAATCAAATTATAACTATATGGGgaatcgaaccgtggttctccttACCAAGTCTAGCGCCAATCACCATTGGATCAACTAACAATTGGttcatttttattcatattaattatttttaagtgTATATTTGATCATTAGTGTGACaatcaaattataaatttaataattcgattttttatttctttggtcgttacattaattattcaatatgcAGTTAACAGTTAACACCCAACATCATCACATCTCCCAACAAAATTTGACCCCTCCAACTCGGGAACAGAGAATGACAAAATACCATCGCTAAACACTATGGATTTGGATGGCATGCTTTCACTTCAGAATTGACGAAGACCCAACATGcacaattatattattataaactttttaaacgacaaaaaaatcaatatatatttctctcatcaaaaagaaaaagaaaacataaatgTCACAATAaagtaaaaatgtaaataaattttaatattatatatattttttaacagaCTACATATACTAGTATATTTATTCAACTATCCCaattaatatcaaaataaaaaataatatttatataaaaaaatatatggttcatttaaatatttttatatataaaaaatttatagatattaattattatctattttaaaaaatagtaaatttttttgggttcaataatttaatttatttaatattaattttattatattttaaaaattaatatatttgtgCGATTGCACGGATATTCCATTggctttttataaaaaaaaagtagtaATGTCTTTTATAAGTAATAGATAAAATTAAGAATTAGAGAAATTAGTATATGAGTTTTACTTTTAATGCatcttcttaaaaaaaatgtaactttagataattaaaataaaataaaattaactaataATTTTCTGAAAACATTTGGTTTGATAGTTGAAatcataatttataatattaatttatttaaaagttaCTATAATTAAGGGTGTAACCGTTGTAtaagtttttatataaaaaaagttaaGAACAAATAATATCTCCATCATTTTAGTTTAGTttggtttttaacattttttaaaatagaaccgaaccaaactaacaTGTTTGATTCAGTTTGGTTTGATACAGttgattgtttttaatttttttttcaaactttatatttattaatgtattttttcaatgtattttatgctattatttttaaaataatatatttcatgtcAATTATTTCATGCTCTATTTATTCAAACAAATTGCTCTTAATTCATACTATGAAACAATGACGTGATTTCCTTGAACCATGACGGTAGTGAAACTAACAATTAAGGCGGGGAACTAGAGAAGTAGTATGGTAAAAGTAAGTTTGGCTTATGATTTCTTCTTTTTATGTTTTGAAGTTTTGTTTTAAATGCGTGTTTTCTAAAAGGAAAAAAGTAAAAACAAATATGGAGAATGGTTGAATCCATACAAAATTTGGACTTAAACATTGGTGGAATAAAAAATTTAGagcataattatttttattggttcaattttttaatttagtgGTTTCTAAAATCTAAAATCGAGAATGAACCAGACAACATATGTTTGTTTAGttcaattttaaaatcaaatcataaacaatcaattttatttcaatttattttgatttagatTGATGTTTTAATTGATTTTGCCTAATCCGTTTTAAACTCTAAGTATATTTATTTGAGTCTACTACCATAAAATGCATATCATTTATTTTATGGGTCAAGTtgctcttttatttattaaaagaaaaaataaataaaagagctTATTTATTAAAGAGAAGTATTTTGATAGGCTACATTTTAAGTTTCATATTTTAATTGATCTCACCAATCCTCTATTTATGTACTATCATAAAAGAAAGAGTAAATGTCAATGTTAtatacaatatttatttatttgttaagaATCCGAAACAATTTAATATTAACTCTTACTTTTTTACTTttaaggtttatttattttaagattGTCATATACTTAGTGGAAAAGTAACTTAAAGGAATATACAACACTCTCATGATAcaactttataaaaaataaatttaaatattatttattgataaaaAGATTTATGCATCAtaccttttcaattttttattctaatgtaatgaattttttatacgcaaaaataaaacacaactAGTGCTAAATTCATTAaactaaagaaaaagaaaagttccACATTCATTTCTTGAATGAAGTgctcaattttattaatttaaaaataaaactctgTGTAAAGtgtaaaatagaaattaaaaaaatcaggTCAGAGGCTATGAGTTGTCCCTTTCTCTGCTAGGAATTATAGCAGGAAGCAAAGCACATAAACAAGCAACGTAAGCACACTACCCCTATGAAAACATAAATGGCAATTCTCTCTACTCTCTCCCCAAAAAATGTAAACAAACAAGAAAAAAGAATTTAATCATAAAACACAGTGTTAGCATTAATTTAGTACTCTAAAATAGGATCTTtagtaccaaaaaaaaaaacattaggaAACActtgaaaattaaatttaaatgatCAAGAAAATATTACTGTAGTAAAAAAGAATCAATCTTAGTAAGTGCACTTACTGATCAAGGTTGATTACTTTATCCATGGCTCCAGAACGATCTTTACGAGTAGAATTAGCAAAAGAAGTTGAAGGTATAACCAAACGTGATTTTTGAATAATCCGATTATACCCTTCCATGTTCTTGTTGCTTCCTTCTCGTTCACCTTCATACACCATTCTCAGAATCAAACTAACATTCACAGCCAGCGATAAGATCAATAAGTGCCTCAAAGAAAGCATAGCTGGAAGTTTCGCCATAATCTACAAAACACTGAGAAAAACAGCTATTTGTATTATGTATGTATAGTGAAACTGTGGTTAAAGTTTGAACTTTTTATACAAAAGCTGTTTGAAGAAAATAAATGCTTACCCTGTGATAAAAATCACTTTTGTGACAAGTGTATAAAAGCTATGGCTGAAATTATGAAACTAGGCGGTTATTTTAATGCTTATGTTGGAAGAGTAAAGTGATTGAGGATTGTTAATTGAATGAGCAAGGTTGTCATGTTTGAGAAAACAACTTGGTTTGAGAAGATGCTTGAGGGTGGAACTCTGAACTTGAATCCAAAAGGCTCAACTGGTTTCCATGGATATAAGTGGCAGTGGAcagaaattttattttaatcaacaaagcACAATATGAGTAgcttattttaatgtttttttttattaattaacgtTCAATGATAAAAAGATTGGTTTAGTTAATCTGATTTTGTTAATTGGTTAGTATATTTATAGAAGTTTCACAGAAGATAAACCGACAACAATCTGTATACTATggctatttattttaattgttttgttaaTCATGATAATGGTTAAGTATtctgaaaaatttattatttttaagacATTAAAGACgcagaataaaaaaaaattgtaaaagccATTAGAAGATTCTCTTTATTTTAATCTTGGTGTGAAATGCCACATGCCCGAGCATATGTGGCATGCTTAGTggcattttttatgtttttcattttttaaaatgccAAATATTCATTCCAGTGCGTCATCATATAAATACAATTAGTATATTACAAAAATATGTGGTATTTTTCATATACTTCTTCGACAAAGCAAGTTTCCACCGTATTGTGCTTCTTCTCCAAATCACGAAATTAGGTTTGTAATGGGCGGAAGCAGAAATTCATCAACTTGAAACTTTTATGGAAGAGAAATACCAATGTGTGGTTGCAATCTTTCAATGAAGATGTGGGTTTCGAAGACACATGAAAACCCTAACAGGAAGTTCTGGAGGTGCAAAAATGTTGGAAAGgtattttttattgctttgaaattattgatattttgtttttgaaatctcATTCAACCCTAATGTCTTAAAGCAGAGTGATGATTCCTGCGAGTTTTTCATCTGGGACGATGAAGTGGAAGAATTGCTATTGAACAGTCAAAATAATGAGATGTTCAGAGGTGAATAATTGATTGGTTATCTTAAAGAACGTGGCCAAGAATTTTGGAAGGACTTTGCCAAAGAATTTGTTAAGCAATTAAGCTCAAAGAAGGTGGACAAATCGAAGATGTTGCTGCAAATTGAAAGGAAGAAGAGTTTTTGGATGATGGCTGTCATTCTTGTATCATAGATATTTTTTGATGTTGTGTGTAAAATGAGTTAACTGAAATGTAGTTTTTGGGTGATTACATTTCAATGTAATGTTCCTATTAGAATACGTTCTGATGTAGGGTACATCACATCTATCATGTTTTTTTCTATTGATAACAATGTAATATGTACTTATGGTGTAATGATAACAATGTAATGTTAAGTTATGGTTGAATGCTAACAATGTAATGTTAACTTATGGTTTAATGAAAACAATGTCAT encodes:
- the LOC131636034 gene encoding tryptophan aminotransferase-related protein 2-like; this encodes MAKLPAMLSLRHLLILSLAVNVSLILRMVYEGEREGSNKNMEGYNRIIQKSRLVIPSTSFANSTRKDRSGAMDKVINLDHGDPTMYERFWRQMGDRTTITIPGWQSMSYFSDPTSICWFLEPEFAKEVVRLHKVVGNAVTEGRHVVVGTGSSQLILAALYALSNPNAAQPISVVSAVPYYSSYPPMADYQKSGLYKWAGDADTFDKDGPYIELVTSPNNPDGFTRQSVVNRNQGLLVHDLAYYWPQYTPISFASDYDLTLFTVSKSTGHAGMRIGWALVKDREIAKKMTKFIELNTIGVSKDSQLRAAKVLKTVSDSCEEENSQGGEESFFKYSYKMMEQRWKLLKAAVDSGDLFSLPEFSSGFCNFLNQESETQPAFAWLKCEGDIEDCESFLRGHKILTRSGKQFGASPKYVRISMLDIDDNFMQFIDRLSTIQN